The Candidatus Cloacimonadota bacterium genome includes the window GTCCGGTTTTTACAGGAAAGGTAGCGCATAGACTTCACATTGGCTTTGATGATCCGCACGGGAAATCTATGGATATATTTAGAAGAGTGCGTGATAAGATCAAAGAAAAAATTGATGAATTTACCGGAGAGTTCAGGGAGGAAGATTGAGTCAATTTTGTGAAGTTACCGAAAAAAAAGCAAAAACACGCGAGATGAATGTTTTTGAAAAATATCTCACTTTATGGGTTGCCCTCTGCATCGTAGCAGGAATAGCAC containing:
- a CDS encoding arsenical-resistance protein; this encodes MSQFCEVTEKKAKTREMNVFEKYLTLWVALCIVAGIA